In a genomic window of Lepisosteus oculatus isolate fLepOcu1 chromosome 3, fLepOcu1.hap2, whole genome shotgun sequence:
- the LOC102688758 gene encoding RNA exonuclease 1 homolog isoform X3, with protein sequence MLPSRGYFEKIDCPVFRYGFCERPFCQYRHDKGSDKKLAPVSLPPRAPGTGRDHITQYKACGGSVSKPAALSEKDHSLLELERINKAIETVKCEVEKEQKKLSHYKTLKGKAGVASSCPKPVAVLRPCEESPMDDHGKSRRTSSSHSQALSSTCSASSKYVIDKSKPRTDLEYDPLSNYSAYLGNHKQYHFEEERRGNKRMREDTFEDKAEVLNTELESQESDDDGVLVIDIPPLEADEKKPRSSKKSKVTENEKLILASEDAQVPEEAPYKDALGPVVECETSISTIAEISQICDGQASLQAGGVDLRSEGEILHIGAASKSLCSGKNEMRYVKSCLNEDEPLQTPGYACALVGSLWNLAPQKEHDNLSIEAKISQEKAELDSAKKSTEQERSKQRESVDSHLPLPSSVIQKLMQPLKSQAPAGINSVTETKCEVQDKPQQFNTMPNTCHTRLQPTSGVSLGQRMQQLDNPVSASLCLDESGQQKKPKQAAFAGDLADLEFQRKLAAVCAPEPSASEVECGLSNATPTPVETTTCQNSPVDLASDYSDLDVDLSDSDPMEECYRIFMEDNESKLEDPSSGSTPVEVADEGKTELEKKPDLIPGQKRRVAHVSKYNETNKIRQQQIVIPFREAPSQLANPTRIQLLQQQASVLTAAVKGGQAFVAATTGQKKPVTVVPSAPLPTHVQTAHLNVIPIGMAVPWTTNVHFIIPEGNINLPVTQVPAPQRAASYTPAKAISTKRKPKMPAEASSKVPHDVRQRYVNQFLEEFLKTSFTVNEAFEKALAEEKAVFDRSANKLKYLSIAVNSLKRLKNQSHLPIKSTDACAPGSRGNTVVSPGLLQTNDAALYEQLKEHVMSEEMLRENGYPFQHPSKPGAAILYGQSTKRGSTDPLKRICCRCGASYSVSLSGKHIRKEECNYHSGKVLKKKIPGGMDTRYSCCEGAIGTPGCQVFKLHVHDGLKDDLECFVKTFSKPVSSGGNPGVFAADCEMCYTTQGLELARVTVVNSSLQVVYDTFVQPDNEVIDYNTRFSGVTEADLKTTNTSIRDVQAVLLNLFSAETILIGHNFDYDLCALKLLHSTVVDTAMVFPHRLGLPHKRSLRSLTADYLRRIIQESVDGHDSSEDATACMELMLWQVKEDAKVKRW encoded by the exons ATGCTGCCGTCAAGAGGGTATTTCGAAAAGATAGACTGTCCAGTTTTCAGATACGGCTTCTGCGAGCGGCCGTTCTGCCAGTACCGACATGACAAAGGGAGCGACAAAAAGCTGGCGCCCGTGTCACTGCCACCAAGAGCGCCGG gaaCTGGAAGAGATCACATAACCCAGTACAAGGCTTGTGGTGGAAGTGTGAGTAAGCCAGCAGCACTATCTGAAAAGGATCACAGCCTTTTGGAGCTCGAAAGGATCAACAAAGCAATTGAAACTGTCAAATGTGAGGTTGAAAAAGAGCAGAAGAAACTGTCGCACTACAAAACCCTTAAAGGGAAGGCGGGCGTGGCTAGTTCCTGTCCTAAACCAGTCGCTGTGCTGCGGCCTTGTGAAGAGAGCCCCATGGACGACCATGGCAAAAGTAGACGAACAAGTTCTAGTCATTCACAGGCCTTGAGTTCTACATGTTCTGCCAGTAGCAAGTATGTGATTGATAAATCCAAGCCAAGAACGGATTTAGAATATGACCCTTTGTCCAACTATTCCGCATATTTGGGGAACCACAAACAGTACCATTTTGAAGAAGAGAGAAGGGGAAACAAAAGGATGCGAGAGGATACTTTTGAAGACAAGGCTGAAGTGTTAAATACAGAGCTGGAGTCGCAAGAGTCTGATGATGATGGTGTCCTCGTCATTGATATCCCACCTCTGGAGGCCGATGAAAAAAAGCCCAGATCCTCAAAAAAGAGTAAggtaactgaaaatgaaaaattaatactAGCTTCTGAAGATGCTCAGGTACCAGAAGAAGCCCCATATAAAGATGCCTTAGGTCCAGTTGTAGAGTGTGAGACAAGTATATCTACTATAGCAGAAATCTCACAAATCTGTGATGGCCAAGCTTCTTTACAGGCTGGCGGTGTAGACCTAAGGAGTGAAGGTGAGATCTTGCACATCGGAGCCGCAAGTAAGTCCTTGTGTtcaggaaaaaatgaaatgcgaTATGTCAAGTCCTGCTTGAATGAAGATGAACCTCTTCAAACACCAGGATATGCGTGTGCCTTAGTTGGGTCTCTTTGGAATCTCGCTCCCCAAAAGGAACATGATAACTTGTCCATTGAAGCCAAGATAAGTCAAGAAAAGGCTGAATTGGACTCGGCGAAGAAGAGCACGGAGCAAGAAAGGAGCAAGCAACGAGAGAGTGTAGACAGTCATCTACCGTTGCCATCCTCGGTTATACAAAAGTTAATGCAGCCACTGAAGTCGCAGGCCCCTGCTGGAATCAACTCTGTCACAGAAACTAAATGTGAAGTTCAGGACAAACCTCAACAGTTCAACACCATGCCAAATACATGTCACACTCGCCTGCAGCCAACGTCGGGCGTGTCATTAGGCCAGAGAATGCAACAGCTGGACAATCCAGTGTCGGCTAGCCTTTGTCTCGATGAAAGTGGCCAGCAAAAGAAGCCCAAACAGGCAGCCTTCGCTGGCGATTTGGCTGATCTCGAGTTTCAGCGAAAGCTGGCTGCAGTTTGTGCTCCAGAGCCTTCAGCCAGTGAAGTGGAGTGCGGCTTGTCCAATGCAACTCCCACACCCGTGGAAACAACAACCTGCCAGAATTCCCCAGTCGATCTGGCTTCCGATTATTCAGATCTAGATGTGGATTTATCAGATAGTGACCCGATGGAGGAGTGTTACCGCATATTTATGGAAGACAATGAATCCAAACTAGAAGATCCATCAAGTGGAAGCACACCT GTGGAGGTCGCCGATGAAGGTAAAACCGAACTGGAGAAGAAACCTGACCTGATTCCTGGCCAGAAGCGGAGGGTTGCACATGTGTCCAAATATAATGAG ACAAACAAAATCAGACAGCAACAGATTGTTATTCCATTCAGAGAGGCACCATCCCAGCTGGCCAATCCAACCAGAATCCAGCTTTTACAGCAGCAGGCCTCCGTGTTGACGGCAGCTGTCAAAGGGGGGCAGGCTTTCGTTGCCGCGACTACAGGGCAAAAGAAACCCGTTACGGTGGTCCCCTCTGCACCTCTGCCTACTCATGTGCAAACCG CACATCTAAATGTCATACCAATTGGCATGGCAGTACCTTGGACCACAAATGTGCACTTTATCATCCCTGAAGGAAACATAAACCTACCAGTCACTCAAGTTCCAGCCCCTCAGCGTGCTGCGTCATACACCCCTGCTAAG GCAATTTCCACCAAACGGAAACCAAAGATGCCTGCTGAGGCCAGTTCAAAAGTACCACATGATGTCCGGCAGCGTTATGTCAACCAGTTCCTGGAGGAGTTTCTAAAAACGTCCTTCACGGTCAACGAGGCATTTGAGAAG GCGCTGGCTGAAGAAAAGGCAGTGTTTGACCGTAGCGCCAACAAGCTGAAGTACCTCAGTATAGCTGTGAACTCCCTCAAGAGGCTGAAGAACCAGAGTCACCTTCCTataaaaa gTACAGATGCCTGTGCCCCAGGATCAAGAGGCAACACAGTTGTTAGCCCTGGACTGCTGCAGACAAATG ATGCAGCATTATATGAGCAACTGAAGGAGCATGTTATGTCTGAAGAGATGTTGAGAGAGAATGGCTACCCTTTTCAGCACCCAAGTAAGCCTGGTGCTGCTATACTGTATGGTCAGAGCACCAAGAGAGGCAGCACTGACC CTTTAAAGCGAATCTGCTGTCGGTGTGGGGCCTCTTATTCTGTGAGCCTCTCTGGGAAACATATTCGAAAGGAAGAGTGTAACTACCACTCTGGAAAAGTCCTGAAGAAAAAGA TTCCTGGTGGCATGGATACCCGATACAGCTGCTGTGAAGGAGCAATAGGGACTCCTGGATGCCAGGTTTTTAAA CTTCATGTACATGATGGTCTAAAGGATGACCTCGAGTGCTTTGTAAAGACTTTTTCCAAGCCTGTTTCTTCTGGTGGAAACCCTGGTGTGTTTGCAGCGGACTGCGAGATG TGCTATACAACCCAAGGCCTGGAACTAGCCAGGGTTACAGTGGTAAATTCCAGTCTGCAGGTTGTCTATGACACTTTTGTTCAACCGGACAATGAAGTCATTGACTACAATACCAG GTTTTCAGGAGTGACTGAAGCTGACTTGAAGACCACCAACACCTCAATCCGTGATGTCCAAGCAGTGCTGCTGAACCTTTTCAGTGCAGAAACCATATTAATCGGGCACAACTTTGATTATGACCTTTGTGCCCTAAAG CTCCTTCACAGCACTGTTGTTGATACTGCCATGGTATTTCCCCATCGCCTGGGTTTGCCACACAAGAGATCACTTAGAAGCCTAACTGCAGACTACCTTAGAAGAATAATACAGGAAAGTG TTGATGGTCACGACTCCAGTGAAGATGCTACCGCATGTATGGAATTGATGTTGTGGCAAGTAAAGGAAGATGCAAAAGTGAAAAGATGGTGA
- the LOC102688758 gene encoding RNA exonuclease 1 homolog isoform X1, producing MLPSRGYFEKIDCPVFRYGFCERPFCQYRHDKGSDKKLAPVSLPPRAPGTGRDHITQYKACGGSVSKPAALSEKDHSLLELERINKAIETVKCEVEKEQKKLSHYKTLKGKAGVASSCPKPVAVLRPCEESPMDDHGKSRRTSSSHSQALSSTCSASSKYVIDKSKPRTDLEYDPLSNYSAYLGNHKQYHFEEERRGNKRMREDTFEDKAEVLNTELESQESDDDGVLVIDIPPLEADEKKPRSSKKSKVTENEKLILASEDAQVPEEAPYKDALGPVVECETSISTIAEISQICDGQASLQAGGVDLRSEGEILHIGAASKSLCSGKNEMRYVKSCLNEDEPLQTPGYACALVGSLWNLAPQKEHDNLSIEAKISQEKAELDSAKKSTEQERSKQRESVDSHLPLPSSVIQKLMQPLKSQAPAGINSVTETKCEVQDKPQQFNTMPNTCHTRLQPTSGVSLGQRMQQLDNPVSASLCLDESGQQKKPKQAAFAGDLADLEFQRKLAAVCAPEPSASEVECGLSNATPTPVETTTCQNSPVDLASDYSDLDVDLSDSDPMEECYRIFMEDNESKLEDPSSGSTPVEVADEGKTELEKKPDLIPGQKRRVAHVSKYNEAASTVTNKIRQQQIVIPFREAPSQLANPTRIQLLQQQASVLTAAVKGGQAFVAATTGQKKPVTVVPSAPLPTHVQTAHLNVIPIGMAVPWTTNVHFIIPEGNINLPVTQVPAPQRAASYTPAKAISTKRKPKMPAEASSKVPHDVRQRYVNQFLEEFLKTSFTVNEAFEKALAEEKAVFDRSANKLKYLSIAVNSLKRLKNQSHLPIKSTDACAPGSRGNTVVSPGLLQTNDAALYEQLKEHVMSEEMLRENGYPFQHPSKPGAAILYGQSTKRGSTDPLKRICCRCGASYSVSLSGKHIRKEECNYHSGKVLKKKIPGGMDTRYSCCEGAIGTPGCQVFKLHVHDGLKDDLECFVKTFSKPVSSGGNPGVFAADCEMCYTTQGLELARVTVVNSSLQVVYDTFVQPDNEVIDYNTRFSGVTEADLKTTNTSIRDVQAVLLNLFSAETILIGHNFDYDLCALKLLHSTVVDTAMVFPHRLGLPHKRSLRSLTADYLRRIIQESVDGHDSSEDATACMELMLWQVKEDAKVKRW from the exons ATGCTGCCGTCAAGAGGGTATTTCGAAAAGATAGACTGTCCAGTTTTCAGATACGGCTTCTGCGAGCGGCCGTTCTGCCAGTACCGACATGACAAAGGGAGCGACAAAAAGCTGGCGCCCGTGTCACTGCCACCAAGAGCGCCGG gaaCTGGAAGAGATCACATAACCCAGTACAAGGCTTGTGGTGGAAGTGTGAGTAAGCCAGCAGCACTATCTGAAAAGGATCACAGCCTTTTGGAGCTCGAAAGGATCAACAAAGCAATTGAAACTGTCAAATGTGAGGTTGAAAAAGAGCAGAAGAAACTGTCGCACTACAAAACCCTTAAAGGGAAGGCGGGCGTGGCTAGTTCCTGTCCTAAACCAGTCGCTGTGCTGCGGCCTTGTGAAGAGAGCCCCATGGACGACCATGGCAAAAGTAGACGAACAAGTTCTAGTCATTCACAGGCCTTGAGTTCTACATGTTCTGCCAGTAGCAAGTATGTGATTGATAAATCCAAGCCAAGAACGGATTTAGAATATGACCCTTTGTCCAACTATTCCGCATATTTGGGGAACCACAAACAGTACCATTTTGAAGAAGAGAGAAGGGGAAACAAAAGGATGCGAGAGGATACTTTTGAAGACAAGGCTGAAGTGTTAAATACAGAGCTGGAGTCGCAAGAGTCTGATGATGATGGTGTCCTCGTCATTGATATCCCACCTCTGGAGGCCGATGAAAAAAAGCCCAGATCCTCAAAAAAGAGTAAggtaactgaaaatgaaaaattaatactAGCTTCTGAAGATGCTCAGGTACCAGAAGAAGCCCCATATAAAGATGCCTTAGGTCCAGTTGTAGAGTGTGAGACAAGTATATCTACTATAGCAGAAATCTCACAAATCTGTGATGGCCAAGCTTCTTTACAGGCTGGCGGTGTAGACCTAAGGAGTGAAGGTGAGATCTTGCACATCGGAGCCGCAAGTAAGTCCTTGTGTtcaggaaaaaatgaaatgcgaTATGTCAAGTCCTGCTTGAATGAAGATGAACCTCTTCAAACACCAGGATATGCGTGTGCCTTAGTTGGGTCTCTTTGGAATCTCGCTCCCCAAAAGGAACATGATAACTTGTCCATTGAAGCCAAGATAAGTCAAGAAAAGGCTGAATTGGACTCGGCGAAGAAGAGCACGGAGCAAGAAAGGAGCAAGCAACGAGAGAGTGTAGACAGTCATCTACCGTTGCCATCCTCGGTTATACAAAAGTTAATGCAGCCACTGAAGTCGCAGGCCCCTGCTGGAATCAACTCTGTCACAGAAACTAAATGTGAAGTTCAGGACAAACCTCAACAGTTCAACACCATGCCAAATACATGTCACACTCGCCTGCAGCCAACGTCGGGCGTGTCATTAGGCCAGAGAATGCAACAGCTGGACAATCCAGTGTCGGCTAGCCTTTGTCTCGATGAAAGTGGCCAGCAAAAGAAGCCCAAACAGGCAGCCTTCGCTGGCGATTTGGCTGATCTCGAGTTTCAGCGAAAGCTGGCTGCAGTTTGTGCTCCAGAGCCTTCAGCCAGTGAAGTGGAGTGCGGCTTGTCCAATGCAACTCCCACACCCGTGGAAACAACAACCTGCCAGAATTCCCCAGTCGATCTGGCTTCCGATTATTCAGATCTAGATGTGGATTTATCAGATAGTGACCCGATGGAGGAGTGTTACCGCATATTTATGGAAGACAATGAATCCAAACTAGAAGATCCATCAAGTGGAAGCACACCT GTGGAGGTCGCCGATGAAGGTAAAACCGAACTGGAGAAGAAACCTGACCTGATTCCTGGCCAGAAGCGGAGGGTTGCACATGTGTCCAAATATAATGAG gcAGCATCAACTGTG ACAAACAAAATCAGACAGCAACAGATTGTTATTCCATTCAGAGAGGCACCATCCCAGCTGGCCAATCCAACCAGAATCCAGCTTTTACAGCAGCAGGCCTCCGTGTTGACGGCAGCTGTCAAAGGGGGGCAGGCTTTCGTTGCCGCGACTACAGGGCAAAAGAAACCCGTTACGGTGGTCCCCTCTGCACCTCTGCCTACTCATGTGCAAACCG CACATCTAAATGTCATACCAATTGGCATGGCAGTACCTTGGACCACAAATGTGCACTTTATCATCCCTGAAGGAAACATAAACCTACCAGTCACTCAAGTTCCAGCCCCTCAGCGTGCTGCGTCATACACCCCTGCTAAG GCAATTTCCACCAAACGGAAACCAAAGATGCCTGCTGAGGCCAGTTCAAAAGTACCACATGATGTCCGGCAGCGTTATGTCAACCAGTTCCTGGAGGAGTTTCTAAAAACGTCCTTCACGGTCAACGAGGCATTTGAGAAG GCGCTGGCTGAAGAAAAGGCAGTGTTTGACCGTAGCGCCAACAAGCTGAAGTACCTCAGTATAGCTGTGAACTCCCTCAAGAGGCTGAAGAACCAGAGTCACCTTCCTataaaaa gTACAGATGCCTGTGCCCCAGGATCAAGAGGCAACACAGTTGTTAGCCCTGGACTGCTGCAGACAAATG ATGCAGCATTATATGAGCAACTGAAGGAGCATGTTATGTCTGAAGAGATGTTGAGAGAGAATGGCTACCCTTTTCAGCACCCAAGTAAGCCTGGTGCTGCTATACTGTATGGTCAGAGCACCAAGAGAGGCAGCACTGACC CTTTAAAGCGAATCTGCTGTCGGTGTGGGGCCTCTTATTCTGTGAGCCTCTCTGGGAAACATATTCGAAAGGAAGAGTGTAACTACCACTCTGGAAAAGTCCTGAAGAAAAAGA TTCCTGGTGGCATGGATACCCGATACAGCTGCTGTGAAGGAGCAATAGGGACTCCTGGATGCCAGGTTTTTAAA CTTCATGTACATGATGGTCTAAAGGATGACCTCGAGTGCTTTGTAAAGACTTTTTCCAAGCCTGTTTCTTCTGGTGGAAACCCTGGTGTGTTTGCAGCGGACTGCGAGATG TGCTATACAACCCAAGGCCTGGAACTAGCCAGGGTTACAGTGGTAAATTCCAGTCTGCAGGTTGTCTATGACACTTTTGTTCAACCGGACAATGAAGTCATTGACTACAATACCAG GTTTTCAGGAGTGACTGAAGCTGACTTGAAGACCACCAACACCTCAATCCGTGATGTCCAAGCAGTGCTGCTGAACCTTTTCAGTGCAGAAACCATATTAATCGGGCACAACTTTGATTATGACCTTTGTGCCCTAAAG CTCCTTCACAGCACTGTTGTTGATACTGCCATGGTATTTCCCCATCGCCTGGGTTTGCCACACAAGAGATCACTTAGAAGCCTAACTGCAGACTACCTTAGAAGAATAATACAGGAAAGTG TTGATGGTCACGACTCCAGTGAAGATGCTACCGCATGTATGGAATTGATGTTGTGGCAAGTAAAGGAAGATGCAAAAGTGAAAAGATGGTGA
- the LOC102688758 gene encoding RNA exonuclease 1 homolog isoform X2 — MLPSRGYFEKIDCPVFRYGFCERPFCQYRHDKGSDKKLAPVSLPPRAPGTGRDHITQYKACGGSVSKPAALSEKDHSLLELERINKAIETVKCEVEKEQKKLSHYKTLKGKAGVASSCPKPVAVLRPCEESPMDDHGKSRRTSSSHSQALSSTCSASSKYVIDKSKPRTDLEYDPLSNYSAYLGNHKQYHFEEERRGNKRMREDTFEDKAEVLNTELESQESDDDGVLVIDIPPLEADEKKPRSSKKSKVTENEKLILASEDAQVPEEAPYKDALGPVVECETSISTIAEISQICDGQASLQAGGVDLRSEGEILHIGAASKSLCSGKNEMRYVKSCLNEDEPLQTPGYACALVGSLWNLAPQKEHDNLSIEAKISQEKAELDSAKKSTEQERSKQRESVDSHLPLPSSVIQKLMQPLKSQAPAGINSVTETKCEVQDKPQQFNTMPNTCHTRLQPTSGVSLGQRMQQLDNPVSASLCLDESGQQKKPKQAAFAGDLADLEFQRKLAAVCAPEPSASEVECGLSNATPTPVETTTCQNSPVDLASDYSDLDVDLSDSDPMEECYRIFMEDNESKLEDPSSGSTPVEVADEGKTELEKKPDLIPGQKRRVAHVSKYNEAASTVTNKIRQQQIVIPFREAPSQLANPTRIQLLQQQASVLTAAVKGGQAFVAATTGQKKPVTVVPSAPLPTHVQTAHLNVIPIGMAVPWTTNVHFIIPEGNINLPVTQVPAPQRAASYTPAKAISTKRKPKMPAEASSKVPHDVRQRYVNQFLEEFLKTSFTVNEAFEKALAEEKAVFDRSANKLKYLSIAVNSLKRLKNQSHLPIKSTDACAPGSRGNTVVSPGLLQTNDAALYEQLKEHVMSEEMLRENGYPFQHPSKPGAAILYGQSTKRGSTDPLKRICCRCGASYSVSLSGKHIRKEECNYHSGKVLKKKIPGGMDTRYSCCEGAIGTPGCQVFKLHVHDGLKDDLECFVKTFSKPVSSGGNPGVFAADCEMCYTTQGLELARVTVVNSSLQVVYDTFVQPDNEVIDYNTRFSGVTEADLKTTNTSIRDVQAVLLNLFSAETILIGHNFDYDLCALKLLHSTVVDTAMVFPHRLGLPHKRSLRSLTADYLRRIIQESGGSTVPPKTETWIVFRLIHFCLQLNVG; from the exons ATGCTGCCGTCAAGAGGGTATTTCGAAAAGATAGACTGTCCAGTTTTCAGATACGGCTTCTGCGAGCGGCCGTTCTGCCAGTACCGACATGACAAAGGGAGCGACAAAAAGCTGGCGCCCGTGTCACTGCCACCAAGAGCGCCGG gaaCTGGAAGAGATCACATAACCCAGTACAAGGCTTGTGGTGGAAGTGTGAGTAAGCCAGCAGCACTATCTGAAAAGGATCACAGCCTTTTGGAGCTCGAAAGGATCAACAAAGCAATTGAAACTGTCAAATGTGAGGTTGAAAAAGAGCAGAAGAAACTGTCGCACTACAAAACCCTTAAAGGGAAGGCGGGCGTGGCTAGTTCCTGTCCTAAACCAGTCGCTGTGCTGCGGCCTTGTGAAGAGAGCCCCATGGACGACCATGGCAAAAGTAGACGAACAAGTTCTAGTCATTCACAGGCCTTGAGTTCTACATGTTCTGCCAGTAGCAAGTATGTGATTGATAAATCCAAGCCAAGAACGGATTTAGAATATGACCCTTTGTCCAACTATTCCGCATATTTGGGGAACCACAAACAGTACCATTTTGAAGAAGAGAGAAGGGGAAACAAAAGGATGCGAGAGGATACTTTTGAAGACAAGGCTGAAGTGTTAAATACAGAGCTGGAGTCGCAAGAGTCTGATGATGATGGTGTCCTCGTCATTGATATCCCACCTCTGGAGGCCGATGAAAAAAAGCCCAGATCCTCAAAAAAGAGTAAggtaactgaaaatgaaaaattaatactAGCTTCTGAAGATGCTCAGGTACCAGAAGAAGCCCCATATAAAGATGCCTTAGGTCCAGTTGTAGAGTGTGAGACAAGTATATCTACTATAGCAGAAATCTCACAAATCTGTGATGGCCAAGCTTCTTTACAGGCTGGCGGTGTAGACCTAAGGAGTGAAGGTGAGATCTTGCACATCGGAGCCGCAAGTAAGTCCTTGTGTtcaggaaaaaatgaaatgcgaTATGTCAAGTCCTGCTTGAATGAAGATGAACCTCTTCAAACACCAGGATATGCGTGTGCCTTAGTTGGGTCTCTTTGGAATCTCGCTCCCCAAAAGGAACATGATAACTTGTCCATTGAAGCCAAGATAAGTCAAGAAAAGGCTGAATTGGACTCGGCGAAGAAGAGCACGGAGCAAGAAAGGAGCAAGCAACGAGAGAGTGTAGACAGTCATCTACCGTTGCCATCCTCGGTTATACAAAAGTTAATGCAGCCACTGAAGTCGCAGGCCCCTGCTGGAATCAACTCTGTCACAGAAACTAAATGTGAAGTTCAGGACAAACCTCAACAGTTCAACACCATGCCAAATACATGTCACACTCGCCTGCAGCCAACGTCGGGCGTGTCATTAGGCCAGAGAATGCAACAGCTGGACAATCCAGTGTCGGCTAGCCTTTGTCTCGATGAAAGTGGCCAGCAAAAGAAGCCCAAACAGGCAGCCTTCGCTGGCGATTTGGCTGATCTCGAGTTTCAGCGAAAGCTGGCTGCAGTTTGTGCTCCAGAGCCTTCAGCCAGTGAAGTGGAGTGCGGCTTGTCCAATGCAACTCCCACACCCGTGGAAACAACAACCTGCCAGAATTCCCCAGTCGATCTGGCTTCCGATTATTCAGATCTAGATGTGGATTTATCAGATAGTGACCCGATGGAGGAGTGTTACCGCATATTTATGGAAGACAATGAATCCAAACTAGAAGATCCATCAAGTGGAAGCACACCT GTGGAGGTCGCCGATGAAGGTAAAACCGAACTGGAGAAGAAACCTGACCTGATTCCTGGCCAGAAGCGGAGGGTTGCACATGTGTCCAAATATAATGAG gcAGCATCAACTGTG ACAAACAAAATCAGACAGCAACAGATTGTTATTCCATTCAGAGAGGCACCATCCCAGCTGGCCAATCCAACCAGAATCCAGCTTTTACAGCAGCAGGCCTCCGTGTTGACGGCAGCTGTCAAAGGGGGGCAGGCTTTCGTTGCCGCGACTACAGGGCAAAAGAAACCCGTTACGGTGGTCCCCTCTGCACCTCTGCCTACTCATGTGCAAACCG CACATCTAAATGTCATACCAATTGGCATGGCAGTACCTTGGACCACAAATGTGCACTTTATCATCCCTGAAGGAAACATAAACCTACCAGTCACTCAAGTTCCAGCCCCTCAGCGTGCTGCGTCATACACCCCTGCTAAG GCAATTTCCACCAAACGGAAACCAAAGATGCCTGCTGAGGCCAGTTCAAAAGTACCACATGATGTCCGGCAGCGTTATGTCAACCAGTTCCTGGAGGAGTTTCTAAAAACGTCCTTCACGGTCAACGAGGCATTTGAGAAG GCGCTGGCTGAAGAAAAGGCAGTGTTTGACCGTAGCGCCAACAAGCTGAAGTACCTCAGTATAGCTGTGAACTCCCTCAAGAGGCTGAAGAACCAGAGTCACCTTCCTataaaaa gTACAGATGCCTGTGCCCCAGGATCAAGAGGCAACACAGTTGTTAGCCCTGGACTGCTGCAGACAAATG ATGCAGCATTATATGAGCAACTGAAGGAGCATGTTATGTCTGAAGAGATGTTGAGAGAGAATGGCTACCCTTTTCAGCACCCAAGTAAGCCTGGTGCTGCTATACTGTATGGTCAGAGCACCAAGAGAGGCAGCACTGACC CTTTAAAGCGAATCTGCTGTCGGTGTGGGGCCTCTTATTCTGTGAGCCTCTCTGGGAAACATATTCGAAAGGAAGAGTGTAACTACCACTCTGGAAAAGTCCTGAAGAAAAAGA TTCCTGGTGGCATGGATACCCGATACAGCTGCTGTGAAGGAGCAATAGGGACTCCTGGATGCCAGGTTTTTAAA CTTCATGTACATGATGGTCTAAAGGATGACCTCGAGTGCTTTGTAAAGACTTTTTCCAAGCCTGTTTCTTCTGGTGGAAACCCTGGTGTGTTTGCAGCGGACTGCGAGATG TGCTATACAACCCAAGGCCTGGAACTAGCCAGGGTTACAGTGGTAAATTCCAGTCTGCAGGTTGTCTATGACACTTTTGTTCAACCGGACAATGAAGTCATTGACTACAATACCAG GTTTTCAGGAGTGACTGAAGCTGACTTGAAGACCACCAACACCTCAATCCGTGATGTCCAAGCAGTGCTGCTGAACCTTTTCAGTGCAGAAACCATATTAATCGGGCACAACTTTGATTATGACCTTTGTGCCCTAAAG CTCCTTCACAGCACTGTTGTTGATACTGCCATGGTATTTCCCCATCGCCTGGGTTTGCCACACAAGAGATCACTTAGAAGCCTAACTGCAGACTACCTTAGAAGAATAATACAGGAAAGTG GGGGATCTACTGTACCTCCAAAGACTGAAACCTGGATTGTCTTCAgattaattcatttttgtttacaGTTGAATGttggttag